A portion of the Bactrocera neohumeralis isolate Rockhampton chromosome 2, APGP_CSIRO_Bneo_wtdbg2-racon-allhic-juicebox.fasta_v2, whole genome shotgun sequence genome contains these proteins:
- the LOC126751551 gene encoding cytotoxic granule associated RNA binding protein TIA1 isoform X3: protein MNGQWLGSRSIRTNWATRKPPATKLDVNAKPLTFDEVYNQSSPTNCTVYCGGINGALSGFLNEDILQKTFSPYGTIQEIRVFKDKGYAFVRFSTKEAATHAIVGVHNTEINQQPVKCAWGKESGDPNHMSAIAGQALSPGFPFGTAAAAAAAAAYGQQVAGYWYPPAPTYPTAAPTPANALQPGQFLQGMQGFTTYGQFAGYQQGYMGMGVQIPGTWQSVPPQAPLAGATAPQIAQSVGSGLPQATGVVAYPMQQFQVSPQLAEDEWLAPSLLV, encoded by the exons TTAATGCCAAACCTTTAACCTTCGATGAGGTGTACAACCAAAGCAGCCCCACTAATTGCACCGTCTATTGTGGTGGCATCAATGGCGCATTGTCCGGCTTTCTAAACGAGGATATTTTGCAGAAAACTTTCTCTCCCTATGGCACAATTCAGGAGATAAGGGTGTTCAAGGACAAAGGATATGCATTTGTGCG TTTCTCCACCAAAGAGGCCGCCACCCATGCCATCGTCGGCGTACACAATACCGAAATCAATCAACAGCCAGTAAAGTGTGCGTGGGGCAAAGAGAGCGGCGACCCCAATCACATGTCGGCCATCGCCGGGCAAGCACTAAGCCCCGGCTTCCCATTCGGcacagcagcagcggcggcagcggcagccGCATATGGGCAACAAGTGGCCGGCTATTGGTATCCACCAGCACCGACATATCCCACAGCTGCGCCCACGCCCGCCAACGCCCTACAACCGGGACAATTTTTGCAAGGCATGCAAGGATTTACAACCTACGGTCAGTTTGCTGGCTACCAACAAGGATATATGGG CATGGGCGTGCAGATTCCCGGCACCTGGCAAAGTGTGCCACCACAAGCGCCGTTAGCGGGCGCCACCGCTCCACAAATTGCACAAAGCGTCGGCAGCGGTCTGCCACAAGCCACCGGCGTTGTCGCCTATCCCATGCAACAGTTTCAGGTTAGTCCACAG CTTGCTGAAGACGAATGGCTAGCACCGAGCCTGCTAGTGTAG